From Paenibacillus sp. V4I7, one genomic window encodes:
- a CDS encoding D-alanyl-D-alanine carboxypeptidase family protein gives MKIRVRLILVWSAIISLLWAPFGQVEAAPPGIHTNAVGASLIDVESGRILYSEKGDTPMRIASLTKIMTAIIAIEEGKLTDKVKVSKNAFGKEGSSIYLKLGEEMRLHDMLYGLMMRSGNDAATAIAEHIGGSVEGFVYLMNEKAKMLGMEHSHFTNPSGLDEGEGHRSSPNDMAKLTAYALKNSVFQDIVSTKIKKVPNPNEAWDYSWLNKNKMLSLFEGADGVKTGYTKLAKRCLVSSATRDGQHLAVVTLNDPDDWGDHARLLQYGFKYYPLQTIVKKGDAVEGTPWVVGRTFSYPLAEGEAAQLTRKVTLVDPASMEYRLAERGTLQFSLNQKSIQTVPIYDSTSPLLQTTSQSTFSFKEGNAYQETWLSHYGYICRLLVQSLFTVSESQWAD, from the coding sequence ATGAAGATAAGAGTCAGGTTGATCCTAGTATGGAGTGCAATCATTAGTTTACTGTGGGCACCATTTGGACAAGTGGAGGCAGCACCGCCTGGCATCCATACGAATGCTGTGGGTGCTTCCCTTATTGATGTGGAGTCAGGCCGTATCCTTTATAGTGAAAAAGGGGACACGCCTATGCGAATAGCCAGCTTGACCAAAATTATGACCGCTATTATTGCGATTGAAGAAGGTAAATTGACGGATAAAGTCAAGGTTAGTAAAAATGCGTTTGGCAAAGAAGGTTCTTCCATTTATCTGAAGCTTGGCGAAGAAATGCGTCTACACGACATGCTGTATGGTCTGATGATGCGCTCCGGAAATGATGCAGCAACCGCGATCGCCGAGCATATAGGAGGAAGTGTAGAAGGCTTCGTCTATTTGATGAATGAGAAGGCGAAGATGCTCGGTATGGAGCATTCGCATTTCACGAATCCCTCGGGCCTCGATGAGGGAGAAGGTCATCGCTCCAGTCCGAACGATATGGCTAAGCTGACGGCTTATGCGCTCAAAAATTCCGTATTTCAAGACATTGTTTCCACGAAAATCAAGAAAGTGCCGAACCCGAATGAAGCTTGGGATTATTCATGGCTTAACAAGAATAAGATGCTGTCTCTCTTTGAAGGTGCTGACGGTGTGAAAACGGGGTATACGAAGCTTGCCAAGCGCTGTTTGGTCTCATCAGCCACCAGAGACGGCCAGCATCTCGCGGTTGTTACGCTCAATGATCCGGATGATTGGGGGGATCATGCTCGGTTGCTTCAATATGGTTTTAAATATTATCCGTTACAAACAATTGTCAAGAAGGGGGATGCCGTGGAGGGCACTCCTTGGGTCGTGGGGAGGACGTTCTCCTATCCATTAGCTGAAGGTGAAGCTGCGCAACTGACTCGGAAAGTAACACTAGTCGATCCTGCATCTATGGAATACCGGTTAGCAGAACGAGGGACGCTGCAGTTTTCACTCAACCAGAAGTCAATTCAAACAGTACCTATCTATGATTCAACAAGTCCGTTACTGCAAACCACCAGTCAATCCACATTCTCCTTTAAAGAAGGTAATGCGTATCAGGAAACATGGCTTTCACACTACGGATACATCTGCAGATTGCTAGTACAGAGCTTGTTTACAGTCTCGGAATCACAATGGGCGGATTAA
- a CDS encoding nucleoside recognition domain-containing protein has product MVNWIWLFFIVAGFGVAAFNGNVETVTQAAFDGAKSGVTVCFGLISVLVFWMGMMRIAEDAGILSKLARLLQPAVRFLFPSVPKNHPAIGYIMSNMSANILGLGNAATPMGIKAMQELQKLNPDKDTASTAMCTLLALNTSSITLIPTTLIAIRMNYNSLNPAEIVGTTLIATVISTAAAIFVDRWYRRSRSPIPPLKG; this is encoded by the coding sequence ATGGTGAATTGGATTTGGCTGTTTTTTATTGTCGCTGGGTTCGGCGTGGCGGCATTTAATGGGAATGTGGAAACTGTCACACAAGCAGCTTTCGACGGTGCTAAGAGCGGAGTAACAGTCTGCTTTGGATTAATTAGTGTGCTGGTCTTTTGGATGGGAATGATGCGGATAGCTGAAGACGCTGGTATTCTTAGCAAACTTGCGAGATTATTGCAGCCGGCAGTTCGTTTCTTATTCCCTAGTGTTCCTAAGAATCATCCAGCCATCGGCTACATCATGTCCAACATGAGTGCCAATATCCTTGGTCTTGGGAACGCGGCTACACCAATGGGAATTAAGGCGATGCAAGAGCTGCAGAAGTTGAATCCCGATAAAGACACTGCTAGCACCGCTATGTGTACCCTTTTAGCCCTTAACACATCAAGCATTACACTTATTCCGACGACGTTAATTGCCATTCGTATGAATTACAATTCTTTAAATCCTGCGGAAATCGTTGGCACAACGCTAATTGCCACTGTCATTTCGACGGCCGCGGCTATTTTTGTGGATCGATGGTATCGAAGGTCGCGCTCACCCATCCCTCCTTTGAAAGGATGA
- a CDS encoding spore maturation protein, producing the protein MYAFVSLISAWAIPIMIVFIPLFAAYRKVPVYESFVDGAKEGFDTAIKIIPHLVGMMVAISVFRASGAMDLVIGWMRPFFESIGVPTEVLPLAILRPITGAGSLAFTTDLIEQFGPDSMIGRIASTVQGSTDTTLYVITVYFGAIGIRKAGYALKVGLISDLVGFVASIIICFLVFA; encoded by the coding sequence ATGTATGCCTTCGTTTCGCTGATTTCTGCATGGGCTATCCCAATCATGATCGTCTTCATTCCTTTATTCGCGGCGTATCGAAAGGTGCCCGTTTACGAATCGTTTGTTGACGGAGCTAAAGAAGGCTTTGATACAGCTATCAAAATCATCCCCCATCTCGTAGGTATGATGGTAGCCATATCTGTCTTCCGTGCCTCCGGTGCGATGGATTTAGTAATCGGCTGGATGCGACCATTCTTTGAAAGTATAGGGGTTCCAACCGAAGTACTGCCATTGGCCATTTTACGTCCGATTACTGGAGCGGGTTCGCTTGCTTTTACCACGGATCTTATCGAGCAGTTTGGCCCAGATTCTATGATTGGCCGCATTGCTTCGACGGTTCAAGGGAGTACGGATACGACTTTATATGTGATTACGGTTTATTTCGGTGCTATCGGCATACGGAAGGCTGGTTATGCGTTAAAAGTTGGGCTTATCTCTGACTTAGTCGGCTTTGTTGCATCCATCATTATCTGCTTTTTGGTATTTGCATAG
- a CDS encoding pseudouridine synthase, whose product MERLQKVLAEAGIASRRKCEEIITAGRVQVNGEVVTTLGVKVNTEEDEIRVDGRAIGQQKKIYVILNKPKGVITSATDPEGRKVVTDFLPGIRERVYPVGRLDYDTEGLLLLTNDGEFAHLLTHPKHHVPKTYQATVKGVPHGTLLDKLKTGIQLEDGMTAPAEVEYADVNMDKNESIIQITIYEGRNRQVRRMFEAISFPVIKLKRIKFGPIFLTGLPRAKYRHLTPKEVEELRNEALKTHNVQKGQ is encoded by the coding sequence ATGGAAAGACTGCAAAAAGTATTAGCCGAAGCGGGGATCGCATCCCGTCGGAAATGTGAAGAAATTATCACAGCGGGACGTGTTCAAGTGAACGGTGAAGTCGTCACCACGCTTGGCGTGAAAGTAAACACGGAAGAAGATGAAATTAGAGTTGATGGACGTGCGATTGGTCAACAAAAGAAGATCTATGTGATTTTGAATAAGCCCAAGGGTGTTATTACAAGTGCTACGGACCCAGAGGGACGTAAAGTAGTAACGGACTTCTTACCTGGGATTAGAGAACGCGTTTATCCGGTCGGACGATTGGATTATGATACGGAAGGGTTGCTCCTTCTGACGAACGACGGTGAATTTGCACATTTACTCACGCATCCCAAACATCACGTGCCCAAAACCTATCAAGCCACTGTCAAAGGGGTACCGCACGGAACGTTATTAGACAAGCTAAAAACGGGCATACAGTTAGAGGATGGCATGACGGCCCCGGCCGAAGTTGAATATGCGGATGTGAATATGGATAAGAATGAGTCCATCATTCAAATTACGATCTATGAGGGCAGGAATCGACAAGTTAGACGTATGTTTGAGGCAATCTCCTTTCCAGTGATCAAATTAAAACGAATTAAATTCGGTCCAATCTTTTTAACTGGCCTGCCAAGAGCCAAGTATCGTCACTTGACGCCAAAAGAGGTTGAGGAGCTTAGGAACGAGGCTCTCAAGACACATAACGTTCAAAAAGGCCAATAA
- a CDS encoding redoxin domain-containing protein, translating to MGPNKKWVQIGIFAVVLIIGVFTIITNLSASDNKKYPQQGDKATNFSLVGLDGKTHELSDYKGKPVLINFWGTFCPPCKEEMPALQRQYDKWSKEGVVFLEVNVDKNKVTVQSFMDQYKLNMPVLLDAKEVVRKQYGVMDYPTTYFIGADGKVSVKKIGQMTESFIDESIAKLVDKS from the coding sequence GTGGGTCCAAATAAGAAATGGGTACAGATTGGGATTTTTGCGGTCGTGCTTATTATTGGCGTGTTTACCATTATTACGAATTTGTCAGCTTCTGACAACAAGAAGTACCCCCAGCAAGGAGATAAGGCGACGAATTTCTCCTTAGTCGGATTAGATGGTAAAACGCATGAATTATCGGATTATAAAGGAAAACCGGTTTTGATTAATTTTTGGGGAACCTTTTGTCCGCCGTGCAAAGAAGAAATGCCTGCTCTCCAAAGGCAATATGATAAATGGAGCAAAGAAGGCGTGGTTTTCTTAGAGGTTAACGTTGATAAGAATAAAGTAACGGTTCAAAGCTTCATGGATCAGTATAAGCTGAATATGCCTGTGCTACTGGATGCCAAAGAAGTCGTACGTAAGCAGTATGGCGTCATGGATTATCCGACAACCTACTTTATTGGAGCAGACGGCAAAGTGAGTGTCAAAAAAATCGGTCAGATGACAGAGTCTTTTATCGATGAATCGATCGCTAAGTTGGTTGACAAATCTTAA
- a CDS encoding cytochrome c biogenesis protein ResB, translating into MFYNTKCDCGHQNPTGTTLCESCGNPLIDTEGRDILEMRYDGMARRSQKSDPSLLDKVWNFFSSVKIAVWIIIWTVVASAVGTIFPQENTFLDMDPAQYYSQNYGTLGTIYHFLGFSHTFSSWWFITLLFMIGTSLVICSLDRVLPLYRALSKQQIRKHLNFLTRQKVTLVAELPPGTDEEAWTNKLGDLLRKKNYRVHTDGTALLAEKYRFSRWGPYINHIGLIIFLIGVLMRSIPGWHMDEYMGILEGETKAIPHTSYFIKNEKFTLELYDEKDVPESIKAKGQIVPKTYETQAVLYHCSANCDDSSKEPVLTEVHKDNIIVNHPLDYKGLQAYQFDYKSTPMLISVKPTLSNPTTGESYGSFDLPMNNPKDEYQVGPYKLTLKGYFPEFGLEKGQPISKSNEPKAPAFIFSITGPDLAANGVPYLYFPRQIDKETFSQDTINGPISQKLKLAVGSMEGVQFANYTTYLNIRVDKAMPYIWVGSAIFMIGVIMGFYWQHRRIWIRIDSGKLTLGGHTNKNWFGLRNEVAAALKKNNMEVSAKSLDIGGDQG; encoded by the coding sequence ATGTTCTACAACACCAAATGCGATTGCGGGCACCAGAATCCCACAGGTACAACGCTTTGTGAATCTTGTGGTAATCCGCTGATTGACACGGAGGGCAGAGATATACTGGAAATGCGATACGATGGTATGGCCCGTCGATCTCAGAAATCGGACCCTTCTTTGCTGGATAAAGTCTGGAATTTCTTTTCCTCGGTTAAAATAGCGGTATGGATCATTATTTGGACGGTCGTCGCATCTGCTGTAGGCACTATTTTTCCACAAGAGAATACGTTCTTAGATATGGATCCTGCCCAGTATTATTCTCAAAACTATGGTACACTGGGAACCATTTATCACTTTCTGGGCTTCTCACACACGTTTAGTTCATGGTGGTTCATCACGCTGCTATTCATGATAGGAACATCTCTAGTCATTTGCAGTTTGGATCGGGTGCTGCCATTATATCGCGCACTATCTAAGCAGCAAATACGAAAGCACTTGAATTTTCTCACGAGACAGAAAGTGACGCTTGTCGCTGAATTGCCTCCGGGAACTGATGAGGAAGCATGGACAAATAAGCTTGGCGATCTTTTGCGTAAAAAAAATTACCGTGTACATACAGATGGAACAGCGCTTCTAGCTGAGAAATACCGTTTTAGCCGCTGGGGTCCCTATATCAATCATATTGGTCTCATTATTTTTCTGATCGGTGTGTTAATGAGAAGCATACCAGGCTGGCATATGGATGAGTACATGGGTATTCTGGAAGGGGAAACCAAGGCAATTCCTCATACTTCCTATTTCATCAAAAATGAAAAGTTCACCTTGGAGCTGTATGACGAGAAAGATGTGCCAGAAAGTATTAAGGCTAAGGGACAAATTGTCCCGAAAACCTATGAAACTCAGGCAGTTTTGTATCATTGTTCTGCGAATTGTGATGATTCATCCAAAGAACCTGTACTTACAGAAGTTCATAAAGATAACATCATCGTGAATCATCCACTTGATTACAAAGGCCTTCAAGCTTATCAATTCGATTATAAATCTACACCAATGCTCATCTCCGTAAAGCCTACACTTAGCAATCCTACAACAGGTGAGTCTTATGGAAGCTTTGATTTGCCGATGAATAATCCTAAGGATGAATATCAAGTAGGTCCTTACAAGCTGACGCTGAAAGGGTATTTCCCTGAGTTTGGTCTTGAAAAGGGACAGCCCATCAGCAAGTCGAATGAGCCCAAGGCACCTGCATTTATATTTAGCATCACAGGTCCCGATCTAGCCGCTAACGGTGTACCTTACCTGTACTTCCCAAGACAAATTGATAAAGAAACCTTCTCGCAAGATACAATTAACGGCCCAATAAGCCAAAAGCTGAAGCTTGCTGTCGGGTCCATGGAAGGTGTTCAATTTGCCAATTATACAACCTATCTGAACATTCGCGTAGACAAGGCTATGCCGTATATCTGGGTAGGATCTGCGATATTCATGATTGGTGTGATTATGGGCTTCTATTGGCAGCATCGCCGCATCTGGATTCGAATTGATAGCGGGAAGCTAACTTTAGGCGGTCATACGAATAAGAACTGGTTTGGACTCCGTAATGAAGTGGCAGCAGCACTCAAGAAGAACAATATGGAAGTTTCAGCGAAATCATTAGATATTGGAGGGGACCAGGGGTGA
- the ccsA gene encoding cytochrome c biogenesis protein CcsA, which produces MNVNSLSSTFLLIAFFVYLAAFLLFVLSITGRKWSNRDPEQHTKRWGFVAFLASLVGFACHVTFFFTRWAEGNHIPTSNMYEFMTFLGMMIMFAFLIVYLIYRTPVLGVFALPIGFIIIAYASVFPSEIQPLIPALQSYWLKIHVTTAAAGEAFFGVGFAGGLMYLLRAVDYKGTSKVDKREQRGVELTLFFILMLIAFIASIFTFNGSGYKAVFSKEVIVTNTQGQQETSIHNETYVLPPIVKPYDTQVVEMKPFLGMSEPLFTAPSWMEGASAGRKLNTVIWSILGGLLLYGLARVVARKPLGAAIGPIVKGMDPEDLDEISYRAIAIGYPIFTLGALIFAMIWAQEAWGRFWGWDPKEVWALITWLFYAVFLHLRLSKGWQGKKSAWLTVIGFIVVMFTLVGVNLVIAGLHSYAGV; this is translated from the coding sequence GTGAATGTTAACTCACTGAGCAGCACCTTTTTACTTATAGCTTTTTTCGTTTACCTTGCTGCATTTTTATTGTTTGTCCTCTCGATAACCGGAAGGAAATGGAGCAATAGGGACCCTGAACAACATACGAAGCGATGGGGCTTTGTTGCTTTCCTTGCTTCACTAGTTGGATTTGCGTGTCACGTGACTTTCTTTTTTACCAGATGGGCGGAAGGTAATCATATCCCAACATCGAATATGTACGAATTCATGACCTTTCTAGGTATGATGATCATGTTTGCCTTCTTGATTGTGTATCTCATTTATCGCACACCTGTCCTTGGTGTATTCGCATTGCCCATTGGCTTTATCATCATTGCGTATGCTTCTGTTTTCCCTAGTGAAATACAACCCTTAATTCCTGCGTTGCAAAGTTACTGGCTCAAGATTCATGTAACAACCGCAGCTGCAGGAGAAGCTTTCTTCGGAGTCGGCTTTGCCGGCGGACTGATGTATCTGCTGCGTGCTGTCGATTACAAAGGAACATCCAAAGTGGATAAGCGTGAACAAAGAGGCGTGGAGCTTACACTTTTTTTCATCCTGATGTTAATCGCCTTCATTGCTTCGATCTTTACATTTAATGGTTCTGGCTATAAAGCCGTTTTCTCCAAAGAAGTCATCGTGACCAATACACAAGGTCAACAAGAAACGAGCATTCATAACGAAACTTATGTATTACCTCCAATTGTTAAGCCATATGATACACAGGTTGTGGAGATGAAGCCATTCTTGGGTATGTCAGAGCCTTTATTCACAGCTCCCTCCTGGATGGAAGGTGCAAGCGCAGGTCGTAAGTTGAATACGGTCATTTGGTCGATACTTGGAGGTCTTCTGCTCTATGGACTCGCACGTGTAGTTGCGCGTAAGCCATTAGGAGCAGCGATTGGACCCATCGTCAAAGGAATGGACCCAGAAGATCTGGATGAAATCAGCTATCGTGCCATTGCGATCGGCTATCCGATTTTCACCTTAGGCGCATTGATTTTTGCGATGATATGGGCTCAAGAAGCATGGGGTCGTTTCTGGGGTTGGGATCCCAAAGAAGTTTGGGCTTTAATTACTTGGTTATTTTATGCGGTGTTTTTACATCTTCGTCTCTCCAAGGGCTGGCAAGGTAAGAAATCAGCTTGGTTGACTGTTATTGGATTTATTGTTGTTATGTTTACGTTAGTTGGTGTGAACCTTGTCATTGCAGGTCTTCACTCCTATGCAGGTGTATAA
- a CDS encoding response regulator transcription factor, whose amino-acid sequence MEMKASILVVDDEERIRRLLRMYLEKEGYIIEEAEDGETALRMATEMDYDLVLLDVMLPGIDGIEVCARLRQVKSTPVIMLTAKGEETNRVSGFEVGADDYVVKPFSPREVIYRVKAILRRSSATAYLSKDASSSNNIVFPNLIIEHDAHRVTAGGQEVALTPKEYELLHYLAVSPDKVFSREELLKDVWNYEFFGDLRTVDTHVKRLREKLNKVSPDAAAMITTVWGVGYKLEVPK is encoded by the coding sequence ATGGAAATGAAAGCTAGCATACTCGTTGTTGATGATGAGGAACGTATTCGTCGACTACTTAGAATGTATTTGGAAAAAGAGGGCTATATCATTGAAGAAGCAGAAGACGGTGAGACAGCGCTGCGGATGGCAACAGAAATGGACTATGATTTAGTGCTGCTCGATGTGATGCTGCCAGGAATTGATGGGATTGAAGTTTGCGCACGGCTTCGTCAAGTGAAGTCCACGCCTGTTATTATGCTGACAGCCAAAGGCGAAGAGACGAACCGAGTTAGCGGCTTTGAAGTTGGTGCAGATGACTATGTCGTCAAACCTTTTTCACCGCGCGAAGTCATCTACCGGGTTAAAGCGATTCTACGTCGTTCCTCTGCAACAGCCTACTTGTCCAAGGATGCGAGTTCGAGCAACAATATTGTCTTTCCTAACCTAATCATCGAACATGATGCGCATCGGGTAACTGCTGGAGGACAGGAAGTAGCTTTGACTCCGAAAGAGTATGAGCTGCTGCACTATTTGGCCGTATCTCCGGATAAAGTGTTCTCTCGTGAGGAACTGCTTAAGGATGTTTGGAATTATGAATTTTTTGGAGATCTACGTACCGTAGATACCCATGTAAAAAGACTTCGTGAAAAATTAAACAAAGTATCCCCGGATGCGGCGGCAATGATCACGACCGTATGGGGAGTAGGCTATAAGCTAGAGGTGCCCAAATAA
- a CDS encoding ATP-binding protein, protein MFIFRSVVGKLWLTIIGLVGVVLLILGLFLVNYMENYFAQANDQTKNMKNMAVKFSAEASHHMYDEQFYQLSNELLSFQDAKMLVISTDMKEMVIPSTQGSELASFHVTDFFTEAELRQVFVGQTKDKHVNKSGTGRIKTGTEYLVVAVPLRNLQGTIVGATLLYQSLQSLEATQAYMLRLFIYVSIVGFLMTTFFAFFLFSRITRPLQQLKKAADFITMGEYGTRVPIQSKDEIGELAKTFNHMGEKMQESIRALSQEKEHLSSILRSMTDAVITLDANGSVMLTNPQGEKIVQEWSKIEWSEDDEETRRFRKPDTALGDWGLMSYSNPYSSPIPVPLIPLFEAVVDESSEAATKLHVQNGVWSVAMTPLYTSDQVRGAVAVLRDVTEEERLDKLRKDFVANVSHELRTPISMLQGYSEALLDDIPSTPEERVELVQVIHDESLRMGRLVRDLLDLARMEAGHLELVFREVEFDSLVRRMHRKFAVMAKERGITLSATLPEESLILGRGDEDRLEQVLTNLLDNAFRHTASGACIAIKAETAVYKDRPAIRIEVSDEGQGIPSDDLPFIFERFYKADKARTRGSSGGTGLGLAIVKNIVDAHHGSVTVQSALGQGTTFTLLLPCELK, encoded by the coding sequence GTGTTTATTTTCAGAAGTGTCGTAGGTAAGCTCTGGTTAACAATTATTGGCCTAGTTGGGGTTGTACTGCTCATACTAGGTCTTTTTCTTGTCAATTACATGGAAAATTATTTCGCTCAAGCGAATGATCAGACGAAAAATATGAAGAATATGGCCGTCAAATTCTCGGCAGAAGCTTCGCATCACATGTATGATGAGCAGTTTTATCAATTGAGCAATGAACTGCTAAGCTTCCAAGATGCTAAAATGCTGGTGATCTCCACCGATATGAAGGAAATGGTTATTCCTTCGACACAGGGGAGTGAATTAGCCAGTTTCCATGTAACCGATTTTTTCACGGAAGCGGAGCTCCGACAAGTATTCGTAGGTCAGACAAAAGACAAACATGTCAATAAGTCCGGTACAGGGCGGATTAAAACAGGGACTGAGTACCTCGTTGTTGCCGTACCGTTAAGAAATCTTCAAGGCACCATCGTTGGAGCAACGCTGCTGTATCAATCTCTGCAGTCGTTAGAAGCAACTCAGGCCTACATGTTGAGATTGTTTATCTATGTGTCCATAGTTGGCTTTCTTATGACTACTTTCTTCGCATTTTTCTTGTTCTCTCGAATTACTAGACCGCTTCAGCAATTGAAGAAAGCAGCTGATTTCATCACCATGGGGGAATATGGTACCCGTGTTCCTATTCAATCCAAGGATGAAATTGGCGAGCTGGCCAAAACGTTTAATCACATGGGGGAGAAGATGCAGGAAAGCATCCGAGCCCTCAGTCAGGAAAAAGAGCATTTATCCAGTATTTTACGAAGTATGACTGATGCGGTCATCACGCTCGATGCAAATGGATCTGTCATGCTGACCAATCCGCAAGGTGAGAAGATTGTGCAAGAGTGGAGCAAAATTGAGTGGTCAGAGGATGATGAGGAGACGAGACGTTTCCGCAAACCGGATACGGCGCTCGGAGATTGGGGATTAATGAGCTATAGCAATCCCTACTCGAGTCCGATCCCTGTGCCGCTGATTCCGCTATTTGAAGCGGTCGTGGACGAATCGTCGGAAGCAGCTACGAAGCTTCACGTGCAAAATGGCGTGTGGTCCGTCGCAATGACACCGTTATACACGAGCGATCAAGTACGCGGCGCCGTAGCCGTACTCCGTGATGTCACGGAGGAGGAGCGCCTCGATAAGCTGCGCAAGGATTTTGTGGCGAACGTGTCGCACGAGCTGCGCACGCCGATCTCGATGCTGCAGGGCTACAGCGAAGCCCTGCTGGATGATATCCCCTCCACGCCGGAAGAGCGCGTGGAGCTGGTTCAGGTCATCCACGACGAGTCGCTCCGTATGGGGCGCCTCGTCCGTGACCTGCTCGATCTGGCGCGGATGGAAGCCGGCCATCTCGAACTGGTCTTCAGGGAGGTCGAATTCGACTCCCTGGTCAGACGCATGCACCGCAAATTCGCGGTGATGGCAAAAGAGCGCGGCATCACGCTGAGCGCTACGCTGCCTGAGGAGTCCCTCATCCTTGGACGGGGGGATGAGGACCGGCTTGAGCAGGTGTTAACGAACCTGCTTGACAATGCTTTTCGGCATACGGCCTCTGGGGCATGTATTGCCATTAAGGCAGAGACCGCCGTCTACAAGGATCGGCCGGCGATCCGCATTGAGGTCTCCGACGAGGGGCAGGGGATTCCATCCGACGACCTGCCGTTCATATTTGAACGCTTCTACAAGGCCGATAAAGCCCGAACACGCGGTTCTTCGGGGGGGACAGGGCTTGGACTTGCCATCGTGAAAAATATCGTAGACGCACATCACGGCAGTGTGACTGTACAAAGTGCTTTGGGACAGGGAACAACCTTTACTTTACTTTTGCCTTGTGAGCTTAAATAA
- the serA gene encoding phosphoglycerate dehydrogenase, which yields MYKVLVSDPISDMGIQMLYDAADVEVVKQSGLSEDELISIIGDYDALLVRSQTKVTEKIMNAATKLKVIGRAGVGVDNIDLEAATKRGIIVINAPDGNTIATCELTFAMMMSTARMIPQAYKKTVGGEWDRKFIGVELRNKTLGILGMGRIGSEVAKRAKVFGMEVIGYDPFLTEERAEKIGVKLGTVNEIVAKADFITVHTPLTPETRHLISKPQFEIMKKGMRLINCARGGIIDEMAMVEAIDQGIVAGAAFDVFEVEPPQKDHPFLNNPKVIVTPHLGASTIEAQENVAIDVSEEVLHILRNEPFKNAVNLPPVPANVLNKLQPYFGLGEKIGSILGQIAQGAVYEIVVNYAGDLIDVDTSPLTRYIVKGVFENQLESINIVNAMHLAKSRDVNIVVQTSNTSSSFTNLVTVTVKTKQEEKTLAGTLLAGYGERIVRIDQYPVDFAAEGNLLLISHNDKPGIIGRVGTLLGSNNVNIATMQVGRKVIGGSAIMVLTIDKSAPAEVLADLTTQAEIVNVRALTV from the coding sequence ATGTACAAAGTTCTAGTATCCGATCCAATTAGTGACATGGGAATTCAAATGCTTTACGATGCAGCCGATGTTGAAGTGGTTAAGCAATCTGGTTTATCCGAGGATGAGCTCATTTCCATCATTGGCGATTATGACGCGCTTCTAGTTCGCAGCCAAACCAAAGTTACAGAGAAAATCATGAATGCCGCAACGAAGCTTAAGGTTATTGGCCGCGCTGGTGTTGGTGTAGATAATATTGATTTGGAAGCAGCAACTAAACGCGGTATTATCGTCATCAACGCACCGGACGGAAATACAATTGCAACTTGTGAGCTTACATTTGCCATGATGATGTCAACAGCACGTATGATCCCGCAAGCATACAAGAAAACAGTTGGCGGTGAATGGGATCGGAAATTTATCGGTGTTGAGCTTCGTAACAAAACGCTCGGTATTCTCGGGATGGGTCGTATCGGAAGCGAAGTAGCCAAACGGGCTAAGGTGTTCGGCATGGAAGTTATCGGGTATGACCCTTTCTTGACGGAAGAACGCGCTGAGAAAATTGGCGTTAAGCTTGGTACTGTCAATGAAATTGTTGCAAAAGCAGATTTTATCACGGTTCATACACCACTTACGCCAGAAACGCGCCACCTGATCTCCAAACCGCAATTCGAAATTATGAAAAAAGGTATGCGCCTTATCAACTGCGCACGCGGCGGTATTATTGATGAAATGGCAATGGTTGAAGCAATTGATCAAGGAATTGTAGCCGGAGCGGCTTTCGACGTATTCGAAGTAGAGCCACCTCAAAAGGATCACCCTTTCTTGAACAACCCTAAAGTCATTGTAACCCCTCATCTTGGCGCATCTACTATTGAAGCTCAAGAAAACGTAGCGATTGACGTTTCTGAAGAAGTTCTTCATATCCTGCGTAATGAACCGTTCAAAAATGCCGTTAATTTACCGCCTGTACCAGCCAATGTATTGAACAAACTTCAACCATACTTTGGACTCGGTGAAAAAATCGGCTCCATTCTTGGTCAAATCGCACAAGGCGCTGTTTATGAAATCGTCGTAAACTATGCGGGGGATTTGATTGATGTAGATACAAGTCCATTAACACGTTACATCGTAAAAGGTGTGTTTGAGAACCAACTAGAATCCATTAATATTGTGAATGCCATGCACTTGGCTAAATCACGTGATGTGAATATCGTTGTTCAAACGTCAAACACATCCAGCAGCTTTACAAATCTAGTTACTGTTACTGTAAAAACGAAGCAAGAAGAGAAAACACTTGCTGGTACTTTACTGGCTGGCTACGGAGAACGTATCGTTCGTATCGATCAATATCCAGTTGATTTCGCTGCTGAAGGTAACCTGTTGTTGATTTCTCATAACGACAAACCAGGTATTATCGGACGTGTTGGTACGCTTCTAGGAAGCAATAATGTGAACATTGCAACGATGCAAGTAGGCCGTAAAGTCATTGGCGGCTCAGCGATCATGGTCCTAACCATTGATAAATCCGCTCCTGCTGAAGTACTGGCTGACCTTACAACACAAGCCGAAATCGTGAATGTTCGTGCCCTTACGGTATAA